From one Deltaproteobacteria bacterium genomic stretch:
- a CDS encoding response regulator, whose translation MEEEMGTKNNRKTRPPVSKTRILLVDDQPELLYILKFILERSGFHVESAANGREALDLVVAGRHFDLVITDIRMPKMDGHELLRWIRKWKEDLPVIMITGHSTQKDRLQAVREGAFAYITKPFGTKALLRVVRKALKGGN comes from the coding sequence AAAAACCAGACCCCCTGTATCGAAGACCAGGATACTTCTGGTCGACGACCAGCCCGAGCTTCTCTACATCCTCAAGTTCATTCTCGAACGCTCCGGTTTCCACGTCGAGAGCGCGGCAAATGGAAGGGAGGCTTTAGATCTTGTGGTCGCCGGACGCCACTTTGATCTCGTTATCACGGACATAAGAATGCCCAAAATGGACGGCCACGAGCTCTTGAGATGGATTCGCAAGTGGAAAGAAGACCTTCCAGTCATCATGATTACCGGGCATTCCACACAGAAGGATCGGCTGCAGGCCGTTAGGGAAGGGGCTTTCGCATACATTACAAAGCCTTTTGGTACCAAAGCGTTGTTGAGAGTTGTTAGGAAGGCGTTGAAAGGCGGTAATTAA